In a genomic window of Caloenas nicobarica isolate bCalNic1 chromosome 1, bCalNic1.hap1, whole genome shotgun sequence:
- the TCEANC gene encoding transcription elongation factor A N-terminal and central domain-containing protein yields the protein MSDREDIVRRAHCIEKLLSENSFQDVEDHLKELEDVDMTIEYLQGTEVARAVYRVLKSCPSVKLKKKAKQLLSRWKALHKNYCVQSVQVKKSVSVYVKEETEHLSVVSREQSLSEGPGQQKALDATSSKILFALQAVKNVACNDAQGSMNQLSSFEEQHIDNEDSKPLVNKASLQQDPVRVLRCKCMDLLYKALTGSAKDKEETDKWLELSKEIEEHIFSLHAKNNKKYKNCIRSKISNLKNPKSCHLRHNLFSGTLSPKAFAEMTVMEMASDELKQLRALYTESSVQEHQLPQVINGTQTNKIKCRRCEKFDCTVTMIARGTLFLPGWVRNTNPDEQMLTYVICNECGEQWYHSRWICL from the coding sequence ATGTCTGACCGGGAAGATATTGTACGCAGAGCCCATTGTATTGAAAAACTACTGTCTGAGAACAGCTTCCAAGATGTTGAGGATCATCTTAAAGAGCTTGAAGATGTTGATATGACTATAGAGTATCTTCAGGGGACAGAAGTTGCTAGGGCTGTATACAGAGTACTCAAGAGCTGCCCTTCAGtgaagctgaaaaagaaagcaaagcagttaTTATCAAGGTGGAAAGCACTTCACAAGAATTACTGTGTTCAGTCAGTGCAAGTTAAAAAGTCAGTTTCGGTGTATGTGAAAGAGGAAACTGAACATCTCAGTGTGGTTTCTCGAGAGCAGTCGCTGTCTGAAGGACCAGGTCAGCAGAAGGCATTAGATGCTACTAGTTCTAAAATTCTGTTTGCATTACAAGCTGTTAAAAATGTGGCATGTAACGATGCACAAGGCAGCATGAATcagctttcttcttttgagGAACAACACATTGATAATGAAGATTCTAAACCTCTTGTTAACAAAGCAAGTCTGCAGCAGGATCCAGTGAGAGTTCTGAGGTGTAAATGTATGGATCTTCTTTATAAAGCTTTGACTGGTTCTGccaaagacaaagaagaaactgATAAATGGCTAGAGCTATCTAAAGAAATCgaagaacatattttttctcttcatgctaaaaacaacaaaaagtataaaaattGCATCAGAAGCAAAATCTCTAACTTGAAGAACCCTAAAAGTTGCCACTTAAGACATAACCTTTTTTCAGGGACTTTGAGTCCAAAGGCTTTTGCTGAGATGACAGTGATGGAAATGGCCAGCGATGAACTGAAACAGCTCAGGGCTCTGTACACAGAATCATCTGTTCAGGAACATCAGCTTCCACAAGTTATTAATGGCacacagacaaacaaaataaagtgtcGGCGCTGTGAAAAATTTGATTGCACTGTCACTATGATCGCCAGAGGAACTCTCTTTCTTCCAGGTTGGGTACGAAACACAAATCCAGATGAACAAATGTTGACTTACGTTATTTGTAATGAATGTGGAGAACAGTGGTATCACAGCAGATGGATTTGTTTGTAA